One Cryobacterium psychrophilum DNA segment encodes these proteins:
- a CDS encoding glycoside hydrolase family 15 protein — MSDLPIADHALLSDRHSAALVTRDGSIAWLCFPRFDSESVFASILDDAAGHWSIRPSTLATSTRSYVEGTMALQTTFHTDEGTLELIDALELGDSSDPHRLGENAPHTLLRGVHCTRGRVTIEMTCRPRPEYGLVVPVFAEIDSGVVATGGSGRLTLSLPAPVTGLGGEIRVRFTLEAGQHRYFALQRTRLGEPLPGAYTQDEIATGLASTTASWQEWSAIHQSYDGPWRELVHHSGRVLQALSYQPTGAIVAAATTSLPEEIGGERNWDYRYSWVRDASFTMKALWVAACPDEAHEFFDFMTAAAAHSSPDRHLQIMFGIGGEHDLSERFLPQLTGWRGSGPVRVGNGAWDQPQLDVYGELLDAAFRLSEQLGEIEPATRTFLVALADAAASQWQQPDNGIWEIRGAPRHFLYSKLMCWVALDRAIAMAEQLHATDRVAEWSTMAAQIRATILEKGWNEEAGAFTQSFDSPDLDAAALMLPIVGFLPASDPRVLATVDAIIERLTDTRGLVYRYQTDTGVDGLNGNEGTFLLCTFWLAHVLAAGGRSGEAREVFERAVSHTNDVGLLAEEIDSETGEQLGNFPQAFSHVGLINAAWAIDQAESHFPANEGTPAENAP; from the coding sequence ATGAGTGACCTTCCGATCGCCGACCACGCGCTGCTCTCGGATCGGCACTCCGCCGCCCTGGTGACCAGGGACGGTTCGATCGCCTGGCTGTGCTTCCCCCGGTTCGACAGCGAATCCGTGTTTGCGTCGATCCTGGACGACGCTGCCGGGCACTGGTCGATCCGGCCCAGCACGCTGGCCACATCAACCCGCTCGTACGTGGAAGGGACGATGGCCCTGCAGACCACTTTCCACACCGATGAGGGCACCCTCGAACTGATCGACGCCCTGGAGCTGGGGGACTCCAGCGATCCACACCGCCTCGGCGAAAATGCGCCACACACCCTGCTGCGCGGCGTGCACTGCACCAGGGGTCGGGTCACGATCGAGATGACCTGCCGCCCCCGCCCCGAATACGGTCTGGTGGTCCCGGTCTTTGCTGAGATCGATTCCGGTGTTGTCGCCACCGGCGGTTCGGGCCGGCTCACCCTGTCGCTTCCTGCCCCGGTGACGGGCCTCGGCGGGGAGATCCGGGTTCGGTTCACTCTCGAGGCGGGACAACACCGGTATTTTGCCCTGCAGCGCACGCGCCTCGGCGAGCCGCTACCGGGTGCCTACACCCAGGATGAGATCGCGACCGGCTTGGCGTCCACGACCGCGAGCTGGCAGGAGTGGTCGGCGATCCACCAAAGCTATGACGGGCCGTGGCGGGAGCTGGTTCATCACTCGGGACGGGTGCTCCAGGCGCTGAGCTACCAGCCCACCGGTGCGATCGTGGCCGCCGCTACGACATCCTTGCCCGAGGAAATCGGCGGTGAACGCAACTGGGACTACCGCTACTCGTGGGTACGCGACGCCAGTTTCACCATGAAGGCCCTCTGGGTTGCTGCCTGCCCGGATGAAGCCCACGAATTCTTCGACTTCATGACCGCCGCCGCCGCGCACTCCAGCCCCGACCGTCATCTGCAGATCATGTTCGGCATCGGCGGCGAACATGACCTGTCCGAACGGTTCCTCCCACAACTGACCGGGTGGCGCGGGAGCGGCCCTGTCCGGGTGGGAAACGGCGCGTGGGACCAACCACAGCTTGATGTCTACGGCGAACTCCTCGACGCGGCGTTCCGGCTGAGTGAGCAACTCGGCGAGATCGAACCTGCCACACGAACCTTCCTGGTCGCCCTCGCCGATGCGGCCGCAAGCCAATGGCAGCAGCCGGACAACGGCATCTGGGAAATCCGCGGTGCCCCGCGCCACTTCCTCTACTCGAAACTCATGTGCTGGGTAGCCCTCGACCGCGCAATCGCCATGGCCGAGCAGCTGCACGCAACAGACCGAGTCGCCGAGTGGTCAACGATGGCCGCGCAGATCCGCGCCACCATCCTCGAGAAGGGATGGAACGAGGAGGCCGGCGCCTTCACGCAATCCTTTGATTCGCCCGACCTGGACGCGGCGGCACTGATGCTACCGATCGTCGGGTTCCTGCCGGCATCCGATCCCCGCGTGCTCGCCACCGTGGACGCCATCATCGAGCGGCTCACGGACACCCGAGGGCTGGTCTACAGGTACCAGACAGACACGGGCGTCGACGGCCTGAACGGAAACGAGGGCACCTTCCTGCTCTGCACATTCTGGCTCGCCCATGTCCTCGCCGCCGGAGGCCGGTCCGGTGAAGCCCGCGAGGTGTTCGAGCGAGCCGTGAGCCACACCAACGACGTCGGCCTGCTCGCGGAGGAGATCGACTCGGAAACGGGCGAACAACTGGGCAATTTTCCCCAGGCGTTCAGTCACGTCGGACTGATCAATGCCGCGTGGGCCATCGATCAGGCTGAGAGCCACTTCCCCGCCAACGAGGGAACACCAGCCGAAAACGCCCCGTAG
- a CDS encoding VOC family protein — MPASDISPIGAPVWFDLLSSDPGAAQAFYAGVFGWTVEEMGPEHGNYVNFRKNGARIAGMMQNPGGAPDGWITYLKSIDADATAATIWEAGGTVLFEPSDVRGVGRMAIALDPTGAMVGVWEPGTMSGFDLADEASTAVWHELQTSDYAKEVTFYEKAFGWHTEVMSDTDQLRYTLLKSGDVDYAGIMDASAYYPQNAPGTWEIYIGATDVDATIATVLELGGSLVQAAEDTLFGRLAKISDPTGATIKLSSVAVH; from the coding sequence GTGCCCGCTTCCGACATTTCACCGATCGGTGCCCCCGTCTGGTTCGATCTCTTGAGTTCTGACCCCGGGGCGGCCCAGGCCTTCTACGCGGGTGTTTTCGGATGGACTGTTGAGGAGATGGGACCCGAGCACGGCAACTACGTGAACTTTCGCAAGAACGGCGCCCGCATCGCCGGAATGATGCAGAACCCCGGCGGAGCGCCCGACGGGTGGATCACGTACCTCAAGAGCATCGACGCCGATGCCACCGCCGCCACGATCTGGGAGGCCGGTGGAACGGTGCTGTTCGAGCCGTCGGATGTCAGGGGTGTCGGGCGCATGGCCATCGCGCTCGACCCGACCGGGGCGATGGTGGGCGTGTGGGAACCTGGCACGATGAGCGGCTTCGATCTCGCGGACGAGGCCTCGACAGCCGTCTGGCACGAGCTGCAGACCAGTGACTACGCGAAGGAGGTGACGTTCTACGAGAAGGCCTTTGGCTGGCACACCGAGGTGATGAGCGACACCGACCAATTACGCTACACCCTGCTCAAGAGCGGTGACGTGGACTACGCCGGCATCATGGATGCGAGCGCGTACTACCCACAGAACGCACCGGGCACCTGGGAGATCTACATCGGTGCGACCGACGTGGACGCGACGATCGCCACGGTCCTCGAGCTCGGTGGAAGCCTCGTGCAGGCGGCCGAAGACACTCTTTTCGGGCGACTCGCCAAAATTTCCGACCCCACCGGGGCGACCATCAAGCTCTCCTCTGTGGCGGTGCACTGA
- a CDS encoding glycosyltransferase — translation MTLLIISPDYASHLFPLATLGTAWQEAGERVVVASGPATADIVRAFGFERENLQLGRGSNPGVIRAEAQPRGEDDALRGFFAATRLGMVETLRFQAEARSNDLLWNPVQIARSVQQLVERVQPDQVIVDHLAFAARLGLLAAGVRHADVVLGHPSALPVVGEVYGYPPTWPSIFRPDINDLAALRLLCEAVRDSFTAQWNAALLELDPQAVPSTDAFRETGDVLLLNYPAELHSSARGLLLPEHAFLGSAVRSEATDAEVEAWLEESGEPVVYVSFGSFLSVRGDVLERVVAALHGLPVRVALATGSTDPTSLGPIPTPWLVRGFLPQVRLLEHSVLAVSHGGNNSVTEAMTAGVPLLLLPFSTDQFAGAAALDAAGFGETLDPNIASTDEIRAAAARLLLLAGEPRGRLRHLGVSLSGGTGPRRAFEALMGVRTG, via the coding sequence GTGACGCTCCTGATCATCAGCCCCGACTATGCCTCCCACCTGTTTCCTCTGGCAACGCTCGGAACGGCCTGGCAGGAGGCGGGGGAACGTGTCGTTGTGGCCAGCGGCCCCGCGACGGCCGACATCGTGCGCGCGTTCGGGTTCGAGCGGGAGAATCTGCAGCTCGGCCGGGGATCCAATCCAGGGGTGATCCGCGCGGAGGCACAGCCTCGCGGCGAGGATGACGCGCTCCGTGGCTTCTTCGCGGCCACCCGGCTGGGAATGGTCGAGACCCTGCGTTTCCAGGCGGAGGCGCGCAGCAACGACCTGCTGTGGAATCCGGTGCAGATTGCCCGCAGCGTTCAGCAGCTGGTGGAGAGGGTCCAGCCGGACCAGGTGATCGTTGACCACCTCGCCTTCGCGGCCAGGCTGGGCCTGCTCGCGGCGGGCGTGCGTCACGCCGACGTCGTACTGGGGCATCCGTCCGCACTGCCCGTGGTCGGTGAGGTCTACGGCTACCCGCCGACGTGGCCCAGTATCTTCCGCCCCGACATCAACGACCTTGCCGCGCTGCGGCTGCTCTGCGAAGCGGTGCGGGATTCCTTCACCGCACAGTGGAACGCCGCGTTGCTTGAGCTTGACCCGCAGGCCGTGCCCAGCACCGACGCCTTCCGGGAGACGGGCGATGTTCTCCTCCTGAACTACCCCGCCGAACTGCACTCGTCGGCGCGCGGCCTGTTGCTGCCCGAGCATGCCTTCCTCGGATCGGCGGTACGGTCCGAGGCGACGGATGCCGAGGTCGAGGCCTGGCTCGAGGAAAGCGGCGAACCCGTCGTGTACGTGAGTTTCGGGAGTTTTCTGTCCGTCCGCGGCGACGTGCTCGAACGGGTGGTCGCGGCGCTCCACGGTCTTCCCGTGCGGGTTGCCCTCGCGACGGGTTCCACCGACCCCACCTCGCTCGGGCCCATTCCCACGCCCTGGCTCGTGCGTGGTTTCCTGCCGCAGGTGCGCCTGCTGGAGCATTCCGTACTGGCGGTGAGCCACGGGGGCAACAACAGCGTCACTGAGGCGATGACGGCCGGCGTTCCCCTGCTTCTTCTGCCCTTTTCCACTGACCAGTTCGCGGGAGCCGCCGCCCTCGATGCGGCTGGTTTCGGGGAAACGCTCGACCCGAATATCGCGTCGACAGATGAGATTCGTGCGGCTGCGGCGCGGTTGCTGCTTCTCGCCGGGGAGCCCCGCGGCCGGCTGAGGCACCTGGGGGTCTCCCTCTCCGGTGGTACAGGGCCGCGGCGCGCCTTCGAAGCACTGATGGGTGTTCGCACGGGTTGA
- a CDS encoding glycosyltransferase — protein MRCADDLTVASSRDGGSRAVRLLAAAAIDPVDQLTAIAAVHALARIFDDSADDVLVPLLSHDSGYLREHAAWAFGIRLPRLDAVAGLVRMVSEGGFSGMVAQRTLEQWSASAADSVALSLESALLGVREPGARSRLVETIGLVPGRISERMLRTVAMDPDEPLETRTAAVAGLGDRGANDERTRIVTALAFGEGELAAVARLALFDLTTASHPRPPWSHGTTIAQLFLHADIDGALSRVGSGDNGGIATLLVRLGDALVAGHRASGVDLSSRSDLTATEQVERVLTLSRGTHETALSCLSEVASTLSGHAFAAVPFVGGVTPAADAWPRRIAAQRGIRRVLRAAGTVDAIHLRMADVGSLAAATVARELDIPIVFTVAPDPHAVIDSLERSGTLTRGNFGAVDEAEHFWFRARLVQRLAADAAHTVFFPRPDLERDMRDLVGIDITAHPERHTVAAEGIDVAVIERSLAGARTPRDGAPVPPALAELDALLHGLPEHRRGLPLLISVGRLHRVKGMASLVEAWAADPTLHEGGNLLIVGGDLEHPSPDEQEQLSRIGAVVPLDGTAEHGLILAGHRANDTVSSWLVAARFGRPGLNAPHGAYVCASVKEEFGLALLEAMATGLPVVAPHAGGPATYVEHGVTGFLVDTTDSGALAGAICAALELAVGPFGPEYAERGCAMVARSFTIQAMARSLTQVYRDVANASEEATWALNAL, from the coding sequence ATGAGGTGTGCCGACGACCTCACCGTTGCGTCCAGCCGCGATGGGGGCAGTCGGGCCGTGCGACTGCTTGCCGCCGCGGCCATCGATCCCGTCGACCAGCTCACGGCCATCGCCGCCGTGCACGCGCTGGCTCGCATCTTCGACGACTCGGCCGATGACGTGCTCGTGCCGCTCCTGTCCCATGATTCCGGTTATTTGCGAGAACACGCCGCCTGGGCCTTCGGTATTCGCCTCCCGCGGCTCGATGCCGTGGCGGGCCTCGTGCGCATGGTGAGCGAGGGTGGATTCTCTGGCATGGTGGCCCAGCGCACGCTTGAGCAGTGGTCGGCCTCCGCCGCTGATTCGGTCGCGCTGTCGCTCGAATCCGCGCTCCTCGGGGTACGGGAACCCGGCGCCCGCTCGCGTCTGGTCGAGACCATTGGGCTGGTGCCCGGTCGCATTTCGGAGCGGATGCTGCGAACCGTGGCAATGGACCCGGACGAGCCGCTTGAGACCAGGACCGCCGCCGTTGCCGGACTCGGTGACCGCGGCGCGAACGACGAGAGAACTCGAATCGTGACCGCGCTCGCGTTCGGGGAGGGCGAGCTCGCCGCCGTTGCTCGACTGGCGCTGTTCGATCTCACGACCGCGAGCCACCCGCGCCCACCCTGGAGCCACGGGACAACCATCGCCCAGCTCTTCCTGCACGCCGACATCGACGGCGCGCTGTCGCGGGTGGGTTCCGGGGACAACGGCGGCATCGCGACACTGCTCGTTCGCCTCGGCGACGCCCTGGTGGCCGGGCACCGAGCATCGGGGGTCGACCTCAGCAGCCGCTCAGATCTCACCGCGACCGAGCAGGTCGAGCGGGTGCTCACCCTCTCTCGCGGTACCCACGAGACCGCATTGTCGTGCCTGTCGGAGGTCGCATCCACTCTGTCGGGCCATGCCTTCGCGGCCGTTCCCTTTGTCGGGGGAGTGACGCCGGCAGCGGATGCCTGGCCCCGGCGGATCGCGGCCCAACGAGGTATCCGTCGAGTGCTGCGCGCCGCTGGAACCGTCGATGCCATTCATTTGCGCATGGCCGACGTGGGGAGTCTCGCGGCGGCCACGGTCGCCAGGGAACTCGACATTCCCATCGTCTTCACCGTGGCGCCCGACCCGCACGCCGTCATCGACTCCCTCGAACGCTCCGGCACCCTCACGCGCGGCAACTTCGGTGCCGTTGACGAAGCCGAGCACTTCTGGTTTCGCGCGCGCCTCGTGCAGCGGCTTGCAGCGGATGCCGCCCACACGGTGTTCTTTCCCCGCCCGGACCTGGAACGGGACATGCGTGACCTCGTCGGGATTGACATCACGGCACACCCGGAGCGGCACACGGTCGCTGCGGAGGGCATCGATGTCGCGGTGATTGAGCGTTCCCTCGCCGGCGCCCGCACGCCACGCGATGGCGCGCCGGTGCCGCCGGCGCTGGCGGAGCTGGACGCTCTGCTGCACGGCCTGCCGGAGCATCGGCGCGGACTTCCTCTGCTCATTTCCGTGGGCAGGCTGCACCGGGTCAAGGGAATGGCGAGTCTCGTGGAGGCGTGGGCGGCAGACCCGACCCTGCATGAGGGTGGCAACCTGCTCATTGTCGGGGGTGACCTCGAACATCCATCGCCCGACGAACAGGAACAGCTCAGTCGTATCGGTGCTGTGGTGCCGCTCGACGGTACGGCAGAGCACGGCCTGATTCTCGCGGGGCATCGAGCCAACGACACCGTGTCCAGCTGGCTCGTGGCGGCCCGCTTTGGCCGACCCGGGTTGAATGCGCCGCACGGCGCCTATGTGTGCGCGAGCGTGAAGGAGGAATTTGGGCTCGCACTTCTGGAAGCCATGGCCACCGGCCTGCCGGTCGTCGCGCCGCATGCCGGTGGTCCGGCCACGTACGTGGAGCATGGCGTGACCGGATTCCTGGTGGACACGACAGACAGCGGTGCCCTCGCCGGGGCAATCTGTGCGGCGCTCGAGCTGGCGGTGGGGCCGTTTGGCCCGGAGTATGCCGAACGGGGTTGCGCCATGGTGGCCCGATCATTCACGATTCAGGCCATGGCCCGTTCGCTCACCCAGGTGTATCGGGATGTCGCGAACGCCAGCGAAGAAGCCACCTGGGCGTTGAACGCCCTGTGA
- a CDS encoding MFS transporter small subunit, producing the protein MKSLKLVLGWALVGVPLAYGVTQTLIKVTALFS; encoded by the coding sequence ATGAAGAGCCTGAAACTCGTTCTGGGGTGGGCCCTTGTCGGCGTTCCACTCGCCTACGGTGTGACGCAGACACTGATCAAGGTCACCGCTCTGTTCAGCTGA
- a CDS encoding OFA family MFS transporter: MSWLDRDRTIAPPGFNRWLIPPAALAVHLSIGQAYATSVYKTALVAHFDASLTQIGVIFSIAIVMLGLSAAIMGTWVDTNGPRKAMFVSALFWSGGFLIGSLGIFSNQLWLVYLGYGFIGGIGLGIGYISPVSTLIKWFPDRPGLATGMAIMGFGGGALIASPVSTALLAAYDPNSGAVGWVASGDAVGKLFLTLAVVYLAYMMFGAFTIKVPAVGWKPKGFDPATVKVRALVSSNHVSAKNAIKTRQFWLVWVVLFCNVTAGIGILEQAAPMIQDFFRQSDGSSLVSAVVAGGFVGLLSIANMGGRFAWSATSDFTGRKNIYRVYLGVGTVLYLVLALLGSTTTALYVVLAFVIISFYGGGFATAPAYLRDLFGTFQVGAIHGRLLTAWSAAGIAGPLIVNSILDAQGTPGLLTAADYRPALLTMVGILAVGFVANLMVRPVAATFHEPVVEPVAVAEPALES; this comes from the coding sequence ATGAGCTGGCTCGATCGCGACCGCACAATTGCCCCACCCGGATTCAACCGCTGGCTCATCCCGCCGGCCGCCCTGGCAGTTCACCTCAGCATCGGGCAGGCCTATGCCACGAGCGTGTACAAGACGGCGCTCGTGGCACACTTCGACGCGAGCCTCACCCAGATCGGTGTGATCTTCTCGATTGCCATCGTGATGCTCGGCCTCTCGGCCGCCATCATGGGTACGTGGGTCGACACGAACGGCCCCCGGAAGGCCATGTTCGTCTCTGCCCTGTTCTGGTCAGGTGGATTCCTGATTGGTTCCCTCGGAATCTTCAGCAACCAGCTCTGGCTGGTGTACCTGGGCTACGGGTTCATTGGTGGTATTGGCCTCGGCATCGGTTATATCTCGCCGGTTTCGACGCTTATCAAGTGGTTCCCCGACCGCCCCGGACTGGCCACGGGCATGGCCATCATGGGCTTCGGTGGCGGCGCGCTCATTGCCAGCCCCGTCTCGACCGCCCTGCTGGCCGCATACGACCCCAACTCCGGTGCGGTCGGCTGGGTTGCGAGCGGTGATGCGGTGGGGAAGCTCTTCCTGACCCTGGCCGTCGTCTACCTCGCCTACATGATGTTCGGTGCGTTCACCATCAAGGTGCCCGCGGTCGGTTGGAAACCGAAAGGCTTCGATCCAGCGACGGTGAAGGTTCGCGCGCTCGTGAGCAGCAACCACGTGTCGGCGAAGAACGCGATCAAGACCCGCCAGTTCTGGCTGGTCTGGGTCGTGCTGTTCTGCAACGTGACGGCGGGAATCGGAATTCTCGAGCAGGCGGCACCCATGATCCAGGACTTCTTCCGGCAGTCGGACGGCTCATCCCTCGTCTCGGCGGTCGTCGCCGGAGGATTCGTCGGCTTGCTGTCGATCGCCAACATGGGCGGCCGATTCGCGTGGTCGGCAACATCGGACTTCACGGGCCGCAAAAACATCTACAGGGTGTATCTCGGTGTGGGTACCGTGCTCTACCTCGTGCTTGCCCTTCTGGGGTCAACGACGACGGCGTTGTACGTGGTCCTGGCCTTCGTGATCATCTCCTTCTACGGCGGCGGATTCGCCACGGCGCCGGCTTACCTGCGCGACCTGTTCGGTACATTCCAGGTGGGCGCGATCCACGGACGCCTGCTCACGGCATGGTCGGCCGCTGGAATCGCCGGTCCGCTCATCGTGAACTCGATTCTGGATGCCCAGGGCACACCAGGCCTGCTCACGGCGGCAGACTACCGACCAGCCCTGTTGACCATGGTCGGTATCCTCGCTGTTGGTTTTGTCGCCAACCTCATGGTCCGGCCGGTTGCCGCGACCTTCCACGAGCCCGTGGTGGAACCCGTGGCCGTTGCCGAACCCGCATTGGAGTCTTGA
- a CDS encoding FdhF/YdeP family oxidoreductase gives MTRGAPIDDINEDTLIVKKPETHAAGIKAVVVALDRGIAQAGVARTARSLLRLNQRDGTDCPGCAWPESQGHRKTAEFCENGAKAVAEESTLRAVTPDFWAEHSIAELETKTEYWLGNQGRITHPVVIRPGDTHYSQISWDDAFELIGEHIRASVPDRTVFYTSGRTANESAFLYQLFARSIGTNNLPDCSNMCHESSGSALNPTIGIGKGTVSLEDIHQAELIFVVGQNPGTNHPRMLSALAECKDNGGKIVAVNPLPEAGLFNFRDPQTPAGVIGKGVDLADEFLQIKVGADLALFQALGHLLLEEEARVPGSVVDHAFIAENTDGIDAYRAARKTINWEETEAATGLSRLQIATVAEMMVASKATIICWALGLTQQPHSVNTLKEIINLLLLQGNFGKPGAGACPVRGHSNVQGDRTMGVWEKPQEWMLAALDKEFGIEAPRVHGLDSVDTVEAFENDDVDVFVSMGGNFALACSDTVALEAAMKRVGLTVHVSTKPNRSHVCHGQTSLILPTLGRTDTDDKHPSGRQVLSVEDSMSVVRTTQGRLEPISEHMLAEPVIIARMASATLGEDHAVDWRAMAEDYDLIRDRISRVLPGFEDFNKRLKTKNGFVLPNPPRDTRSFKTDIGLARFTVSPLEYLTPPEGHLILQTIRSHDQYNTTFYGLDDRYRGISNGRRVILINADDAVQMGFKDRDLVDVISTFKGEERRADSFRLVVYPTPRGCAAAYFPEANALMHRELVARESNTPGYKAMAVRFVARAEEDVPQLS, from the coding sequence ATGACACGTGGAGCACCGATCGACGACATCAACGAAGACACCCTGATCGTGAAGAAGCCCGAGACCCACGCGGCAGGCATCAAGGCCGTGGTGGTGGCCTTGGATCGCGGCATCGCGCAGGCCGGCGTGGCACGCACCGCCCGCTCTCTTCTTCGGCTGAACCAGCGCGACGGCACGGACTGCCCCGGGTGCGCGTGGCCGGAATCCCAGGGTCACCGAAAGACCGCTGAATTCTGTGAAAACGGCGCAAAAGCGGTAGCGGAGGAAAGCACCCTGCGCGCCGTGACGCCCGATTTCTGGGCCGAGCACTCCATCGCAGAGCTCGAGACCAAGACGGAGTACTGGCTCGGAAACCAGGGGCGCATCACGCATCCGGTCGTCATCCGTCCGGGCGACACGCACTATTCGCAGATCAGCTGGGACGATGCCTTCGAGCTCATTGGTGAGCACATTCGAGCCAGCGTTCCCGACCGCACGGTGTTCTACACGTCCGGCCGCACCGCGAACGAGTCCGCTTTCCTCTATCAGCTGTTCGCCCGGTCGATTGGTACGAATAACCTGCCCGACTGCTCCAACATGTGCCACGAGTCCTCGGGTTCGGCGCTCAACCCCACGATCGGCATCGGAAAGGGAACCGTCTCCCTCGAAGACATTCACCAGGCCGAACTGATCTTCGTCGTGGGCCAGAACCCCGGAACGAACCACCCGCGCATGCTCTCTGCCCTCGCCGAGTGCAAAGACAACGGTGGCAAGATCGTGGCCGTTAATCCGCTGCCGGAGGCCGGCCTCTTCAACTTCCGTGATCCCCAGACACCCGCCGGCGTCATCGGCAAGGGCGTTGACCTTGCCGACGAGTTTTTGCAGATCAAGGTGGGCGCAGACCTCGCCCTGTTCCAGGCCCTCGGACACCTGCTGCTCGAGGAGGAAGCGCGTGTTCCGGGCTCGGTGGTTGACCACGCCTTCATCGCGGAGAACACCGACGGCATCGACGCCTACCGCGCCGCCCGTAAGACCATCAACTGGGAAGAGACCGAAGCCGCAACGGGGCTCTCTCGCCTGCAGATAGCCACCGTCGCCGAGATGATGGTCGCGTCCAAGGCCACCATCATCTGCTGGGCTCTCGGCCTCACGCAGCAGCCGCACTCGGTCAACACCCTCAAGGAGATCATCAACCTGCTCCTGCTGCAGGGTAACTTCGGCAAGCCCGGCGCCGGCGCCTGCCCCGTGCGCGGGCACTCCAACGTGCAGGGTGACCGCACGATGGGCGTGTGGGAGAAGCCGCAGGAGTGGATGCTGGCCGCCCTCGACAAGGAATTCGGCATCGAGGCGCCCCGCGTGCACGGTCTCGACTCCGTCGACACCGTGGAGGCGTTCGAGAACGACGACGTGGACGTCTTCGTCTCGATGGGCGGTAACTTCGCGCTCGCCTGTTCGGACACGGTCGCCCTTGAGGCTGCCATGAAGCGCGTGGGCCTGACCGTTCACGTCTCCACCAAACCCAACCGGTCCCACGTGTGCCACGGCCAGACCTCGCTCATTCTGCCGACGCTCGGCCGCACGGACACCGATGACAAGCATCCGTCCGGGCGTCAGGTGCTCTCGGTCGAAGACTCCATGTCGGTCGTGCGCACCACCCAGGGCCGCCTGGAGCCGATTTCCGAGCACATGCTCGCGGAACCGGTGATCATCGCGCGCATGGCAAGCGCCACGCTCGGGGAAGACCACGCCGTGGATTGGCGGGCGATGGCCGAAGACTACGACCTGATTCGCGACCGCATCTCGCGCGTGCTGCCCGGTTTTGAGGACTTCAACAAGCGCCTCAAAACCAAGAATGGTTTCGTGCTTCCCAACCCGCCGCGCGACACCCGCAGTTTCAAGACTGACATCGGTCTGGCCCGGTTCACGGTGAGTCCGCTTGAGTACCTCACGCCGCCGGAGGGCCATCTCATCCTGCAGACCATACGCAGCCATGACCAGTACAACACCACGTTCTACGGCCTTGACGATCGCTACCGCGGCATCTCCAACGGGCGCCGCGTCATTCTCATCAACGCGGACGACGCCGTGCAGATGGGCTTCAAAGACCGCGACCTGGTCGATGTGATCAGCACGTTCAAGGGCGAGGAACGCCGTGCTGACAGCTTCCGTCTGGTGGTATACCCGACGCCGCGTGGATGCGCCGCCGCCTACTTCCCGGAGGCGAACGCTCTCATGCACCGCGAGCTCGTGGCCCGCGAGTCGAACACGCCGGGTTACAAAGCGATGGCCGTTCGATTTGTCGCCCGCGCGGAAGAAGATGTCCCGCAGCTGAGCTGA
- the fdhD gene encoding formate dehydrogenase accessory sulfurtransferase FdhD, with the protein MGRITARRKVIRLTAGEHPLATEDFLAVEEPLEMRVNGRSLAVTMRTPGNDFDLAAGFLVSEGIITRGAHFSSARYCAGATVDGENTYNVMDVTLAAGVVPPDPRLERSFITTSSCGLCGKASIDAVRTKSIYDVSADALRLDAELLTTFPHVLRAGQDVFQKTGGLHAAALFDGTTGELLVLREDVGRHNAVDKVIGWAVKEERLPLTGTVLMVSSRASFELAQKALMAGIPVLAAVSAPSSLAAEFAAEVGMTLVGFLRGSSMVIYAGDERITENVPA; encoded by the coding sequence ATGGGCAGAATCACGGCGCGACGCAAGGTTATTCGCTTGACGGCGGGGGAGCATCCGCTTGCCACCGAGGATTTTCTCGCGGTCGAGGAACCGCTCGAGATGCGCGTGAACGGTCGTTCTCTTGCGGTCACGATGCGCACTCCCGGCAACGACTTCGACCTCGCGGCCGGGTTCCTGGTGTCGGAGGGCATCATCACCCGCGGCGCCCATTTCAGTAGTGCGCGGTACTGCGCCGGAGCCACCGTCGACGGTGAGAACACGTACAACGTGATGGACGTCACGCTCGCCGCCGGCGTCGTGCCGCCCGACCCGAGGCTCGAGCGCTCGTTCATCACGACCAGTTCGTGCGGGCTCTGCGGCAAAGCGAGCATCGACGCCGTGCGCACGAAATCGATCTATGACGTCTCAGCGGATGCCCTGCGGCTCGACGCCGAGCTCCTCACGACGTTCCCGCACGTGCTCCGTGCCGGCCAGGACGTGTTCCAGAAGACCGGCGGGCTGCACGCCGCCGCGCTGTTCGACGGAACGACGGGCGAGCTCCTCGTTCTGCGCGAAGATGTGGGGCGCCACAACGCCGTCGACAAAGTGATCGGCTGGGCGGTCAAGGAGGAGCGGTTGCCCCTCACCGGAACCGTGCTCATGGTCTCCAGCCGCGCGAGCTTCGAACTCGCGCAGAAGGCGCTCATGGCCGGCATTCCCGTGCTCGCGGCCGTATCCGCGCCCTCATCGCTCGCCGCGGAGTTCGCTGCGGAGGTCGGCATGACCCTCGTGGGCTTTCTACGCGGGTCTTCAATGGTGATCTACGCGGGCGACGAACGCATCACGGAGAACGTTCCCGCGTAG